The Plodia interpunctella isolate USDA-ARS_2022_Savannah chromosome 9, ilPloInte3.2, whole genome shotgun sequence genome includes the window TACTAATTTACAAACCTCTACTTACTAATTTACAAACGATAAATGAGTATAGGTGGTCCATGCATTTCCATTCACTATGATCTCGATTTCTCTCAGTGTATATACAGAGTGCTGTATACGCTTAAAGAAAGTGGTTTGATATATTTGTGACGTTCCACGagaaaatgtaggtacctttatGAGGAAAGTCGTTTAAGACGTTTCatttgttcatttttattttaaatatactactTACGTCCCAAGAGAATATCctcgataaaatatattttctcgtGACACGTCACGTATTTTGTATATGATAGTCTATCACAGCTAAACCTGAATTCGTTCGgtatacctaagtacctaggtacataagaaaaaaaacattgccTCCGTGTCTCCAGGGTCACAATCGGACCCCGCGATCGTTACGCAGTCCGTGTCCATCCTGCAAGGACAGTGCAGCTGAGAAAATTTAACActtctattttgtttttgcaaGGAGGCCCTTCGTATGCGCCACTTAGGTACTGACCAGCCGGTCGGTTAGGTAATAATagcaaaaaattattatacgcatttatatacctacctaactaaTATCTTTGTAATTTAAcggataataaaataaatcctttGGCCTAAAAGATGAGAGTTTAACGAGACACCAAGCTAGAATCATGTAAATGAACTTTACATTTGGCCGGTATGGCgtcagattaaaattttatttttgtttcttacctttttatttagGCACTACTGATTTTACCATAAGGGAAAAACTTCACAAATATCGCCCGTACGCTATTTAGAGGTTCTGTCTTGGATTCGATTCCACGGGCGAATATTGTCACCTAtgatcacaaaaaaaaatttgtctGCCGTTCTGGGTccatttctgtgtttgtgtccatcggacccgcgTCATCGACCCGCTTAGTGCTTGGTGTGGACCGTTGGTTTTagtccatttttttattaaaataataacacaactATGTGACACCactagtacctacctaaggtACTAGTGGTGTCACATAGTTGTGCTTGGGCGGTGGGCGATCGCGCCGCAAGGCGAACGGGTCGCGGTGTGCTCGCGAAACGaatagtacctataatatCGGCTATACTAGGTACACATTATCGCGAaatagttcgccaaactttgacaGTTTTGACATACGTTgctggatttttatttaaatattaaaacaaattttattaaaatattaaaacaaaagccCTCATACCTACAAACTACGCAAAGTTCATGCATTCACATCAGCTTCTGTCTAAGTTCAGcaatagtgtgtagccggcattcAGATTTACCTATTACACGTCATCAGCAGTGGACTGTTGGATGAATTATTTGACCAATCAGCCACAGTTGCTAATACAAAAGCaacctattttttaaaatacctacccTCCATAATCTTGCGTGCCATTTCGTCCATCTTACGgctttacatatatttatgatttgaaATTGCAAGGCAGCTTAGCCATACACCTCTGAtgtctttttattaatcaatatgCCAATAAGAATTCCCAAACTAAGCTCTCAAAACCCCGACCTAGCAAACTTTAAAAATGGCTACATAAATGAGGGTAGGCAAAAGTTCTATTGCCACGCCTATTTTAAAAGCCAAAAATATGGTTAGGTTAGATATAAATCTACTTACCAAAATGCTATACACAACACATTTTATGGCATAAATTTCGTTGACGAGAGTTCAAATTCCTGATAACAATTAGCTATCATCACATTACTTACCTAATAAGCTGAAGAGTAATGTAATCGAGGGAATCCAAATACGagataagtataatatacttataaactaATCGTACCTTTAAGATAAAACGGCGTCCAaacgtatttataaataaataaaatttattatgctaATCAATTTGATGAATTTCGAAAATCACACACAATCGCTCCAATAGCCTGCTTCCGGTTGACTGAatgaaaggaatatatatatgtaggaaTCTGTTGATTTGTCAGAATGGCTGTCAGTGCCGAAGTGTTAACCAAAAACCAAGATTGAAATTTTTAGTTCGTTCAATCGTTCAATTTCAGGCAGCAAAACTATTTCATACTGTACATTACTATTTAATGCagatatcatataatatatatataagaacatttcaatatattgTTCCTATATCTGTGGTACTTCTACGAAGTTCTTCcttctatttataaatgtactgTGGTAAATGGGTAATTATCCTGTAGGAATCAAAAATGGTTGTTGGGTTATTTTGAAGCAAAGACATCACTCAcacctacataaaaatgtcaatgtcaaattgtcTAGTGGAGTCTTAGACAATAAGAATAGGAGTGGAGTGAAGTGAGTGCTTCGTTGTACATTCTTCTAACCTGAAATccaataagtattataataaattaaaaatggagTTAAATGAAAAGATTTTGCATTATTTGGATAAGAGTGATAAAGCGGATACTTTGAAACTAGCAAGTGAATTTAATGAGGACCACCAGAAAATAGTAGGCGCAGTCAAAAGTTTAGAAGCACTTGAAATGGTTACTTCGGTAACTGCTAAGAGTAGTCGATGGGAACTCACGGAAGAAGGCCAACTGGTCGCTGAGAAGGGAAGTCATGAGGCAATCCTATACAGAAGTGTACCAGATGCAGGAATTCCCCAGGCTGAACTTATGAAGGTATGTCGTTTTGTAACCTATTTTAACAGTGTAAATTTACCAaaccaaatgaaataatatagttaatagTAATGTGTAATTCTCTAATGCATTCAAGAATCATTTTGAAATGATAACTATTACTTTTATGTCATGTAACCAATTTACTTAGTGAGTAAAGCCCTGtttgtaaaagtaatatttcaaataagtacTATTATTTACAGATAGTACCAAATGCCAAAGTAGGCTTTAGTAAAGCTATGTCTTCTGGCTGGATACTTATAGACAAGTCTGCAGCACCACCCCTTGTGAAACGGAAAGTTGACAACATCGTAGATACAGTGCAGGACCATTTAAACGAAATAAAGAAAGGCATAGATAACTTAGCAGATAACGTAAGGAATGATTACAAGAAACGGAAACTCCTTTATGAGGTTATAGTGAAGAGTTTCGTATTATCGAAAGGGCCACAATTTGCTACAACAATTAAGAAATTAGAGACTGATTTAACAAGTGAAATGTTGCTGACAGGGTCGTGGAAGACACTAGAATTCAAGCCATACAATTTCAACGctttaggtacttacttatgtacctacttacatacttTTTCTGTAAATGCAGAGCTTATCTTACTTAAAAGAGTTTTCATTGTTGTAACTATCACATTAATCAATTAGatgctgaaaaataaaatttatgttcaaATTCCCCTTAAATAGATAAATCCCATAAAGTACCTATAGAAATGAATGACTAAAATAAACCCCAtgaaacttattatttattattgactgTTTTATCTAATCATATCTTAATATTTGGCTCTATGTCACTCagtaaacaaacaaagaaacccaatatttaaaataatgtcctCCAATAGGTCAACCACCAGAATGTGGTCATCTCCACCCATTACTCAAAGTGCGCTCCGAATTCCGAGAAATCTTCCTAGAGATGGGCTTCACCGAGATGCCCACCAACATGTATGTGGAGAACTCATTCTGGAACTTCGACGCACTGTTCCAGCCACAACAGCATCCCGCAAGGGATGCTCACGACACATTCTTTATATCTTCGCCGGCGACTAGTAAAGAATTCCCAATGGATTATCTGGAGAGGGTCAAGAAGGTTCACAGTGAAGGCGGTTATGGATCACAGGTGAGTATTTCCATGCTTaagttttatgattttactaaCTTTGTACTTTCATGAAATATAAGTACTAACTATTAAGTCAGCATGAAGCTTCCTGTTCTTTCCTATCCAAGCAGCACCTATGTACAAATACtcaaattcttcttcttcttaacgTTTCGATGGTAAACACTAAATTGTTGCAACCCAGAAATTAGCCACCCTAATTTCTCAATATAAACTACtactcaaatttaaaaaaaaacatgtacttaccttaaaaaattattagggTTACAAATACCCATGGAAAATAGAGGAAGCCCAGAAGAATCTGTTGCGCACGCACACGACCGCGGTGAGCGCGCGGATGCTATACAAGTTGGCGCAGGGAGAGTTCAAGCCGCAGAAGTACTTCAGTATTGACAAGGTTAGTGTTAAACAAGTCGACCCTGTTTAAACTCTACAACCACAATAAagagaacatttatttaaaactcttCTGCACATCAGCAAAGTAGAAacctaacaatatttttatccttTTAAATTTAGTCTTGTGAATGGTTTCACATGTtgcgaaaacaaaatatattaatcgatataatttaatacgtAATTTTTAGTCCAATGGTCGGTATAATCTCAATGAGAACAGTGTGAGATTTGTCAGAATCGTGGCAAGTGGAAATCTCAACTCTCCGCCTAAAACAGGCGTGTTACAAAtaactagcatttcggaatgactgagttaaaaaagaaatggcTCGGGATACAACGTTATACCTGCATGACAGGTGTTCCGCAACGAGACACTAGATGCAACCCACCTGGCGGAGTTCCACCAGGTGGAGGGCGTGGTGGCGGCGCGCGGACTGGGGCTGGCCGACCTCATCGGGCTGCTGGACGCCTTCTTCACGAGGCTCGGCTTCCACCAGCTGCAGTTCAAGCCCGCCTACAACCCTTACACCGAACCCAGTATGGAGATCTTCGCGTATCACACTGGTAACGTTccctctctcatctccgcatgatCCTGGTttcgttcggggctgtgacgccgcgtaGCCCGGGGTCAGCACCTGGTAAAAAAGACTCCAACCGTCAACATTTGAACACCAATGTGTCACAGTTTTTCATCACTACCGCATGTCATCAATATCGTAGCCGTAAGGACCCGTATCTACTTTTGCTTTTGACATTTCTGAAGCaatatctgatttgacttgatgGCTACCTATAATGGTATAACAAAAGAgaagaaaaatgtataagGCAGTGCCAGGTCTCCGTCGTTCTATTGTTGGAGAAAAAATTGAGAATGTGATGAAAGAGAGAACACAGATTTAATCACTCGTGactaaaaataactttcatattttcttttcctaTGAATAAATGGTacgattttgtattatttcgCCCTAAAAAcaacagactttcgcatatGTCGGAAAGTAGTAGTATAATACACGAACAATCAGTAAAACTCGTACTCGAACAATCGTTTcacataagtataaattatttaaattttacaattataataactttcaatatttttagacgTACTTAGGTATATGCTGTTATTGTATCcagaaatatacttataatcaAAACTctctttttaaacatttatacatcataatttaacaaacataataacattGCTTACAGGCCTCGGAAAGTGGATAGAAATCGGTAATTCAGGGGTGTTCCGTCCCGAGATGCTCCTGCCCATGGGCCTGCCAGAAGACGTGAATGTGATCGCGTGGGGCCTGTCCCTCGAGAGGCCCACCATGATCAAGTACGGGCTGAACAATATCCGGGACCTGGTAGGACCTAAAGTGGACCTGCAGATGGTGCAGACCAACCCTATTTGTAGGCTTGATAAgtgaatgtatttatttgaagtaAGAATGATATATTTGAAGATGTATTTATTCGTAacttattgcaataaaaatctgtcgcagacttgtttttattttcactgaGTGACAAACTTATGCGGCCCGTTGTAC containing:
- the alpha-PheRS gene encoding phenylalanine--tRNA ligase alpha subunit, which gives rise to MELNEKILHYLDKSDKADTLKLASEFNEDHQKIVGAVKSLEALEMVTSVTAKSSRWELTEEGQLVAEKGSHEAILYRSVPDAGIPQAELMKIVPNAKVGFSKAMSSGWILIDKSAAPPLVKRKVDNIVDTVQDHLNEIKKGIDNLADNVRNDYKKRKLLYEVIVKSFVLSKGPQFATTIKKLETDLTSEMLLTGSWKTLEFKPYNFNALGQPPECGHLHPLLKVRSEFREIFLEMGFTEMPTNMYVENSFWNFDALFQPQQHPARDAHDTFFISSPATSKEFPMDYLERVKKVHSEGGYGSQGYKYPWKIEEAQKNLLRTHTTAVSARMLYKLAQGEFKPQKYFSIDKVFRNETLDATHLAEFHQVEGVVAARGLGLADLIGLLDAFFTRLGFHQLQFKPAYNPYTEPSMEIFAYHTGLGKWIEIGNSGVFRPEMLLPMGLPEDVNVIAWGLSLERPTMIKYGLNNIRDLVGPKVDLQMVQTNPICRLDK